AGTGGCACACAGTCCGCGCCCGCCGCAGTTCAGTCGCCGCGTTGCGGCCGCGTACGGCGACAGGTCGGCGTCGAGCAGGGCGTGCCGCAGGTTCCGTCCCGGCTCGACCGCCAGCTCGGTGCGCTCGTCGCCGTCGACGACGATCAGGGGAACGCTCTCGGCGTCGGCCTCGGTCATGCGATATCTG
Above is a window of Halorubrum depositum DNA encoding:
- a CDS encoding 2Fe-2S iron-sulfur cluster-binding protein, giving the protein MTEADAESVPLIVVDGDERTELAVEPGRNLRHALLDADLSPYAAATRRLNCGGRGLCATCGVRIREGPPPDHWHDRLAARFGYPRLSCQVTVDGPMTVELVDKRVWGPRERDGND